In Paenibacillus ihbetae, the following are encoded in one genomic region:
- a CDS encoding fumarate hydratase, whose translation MKHFEESMYKLIVETSTNLPGDVRRAVNRGRAAEDSATRAGLALATIAQNIEMAEQEVSPICQDTGMPTFIVHTPVGANQIEMKKAIYQAVVRATKDGKLRPNSVDSLTGANSGDNLGPGTPVIHFEQWEQDKIDVRLILKGGGCENKNIQYSLPTELEGLGKAGRDLDGIRKCILHSIYQAQGQGCSAGFIGVGIGGDRTTGYELAKQQLFRHLDDVNPNEDLAKLEDYILENANKLGIGTMGFGGEVTLLGCKIGVMNRLPASFFVSVAYNCWAFRRQGVMIEPATGEIAEWLYEAGNEVRMNAASETTAAAAAGSAGVQGQGREIVLQTPISEEQIRSLRVGDVVVIRGEMHTGRDALHKYLMDHDAPIDLNGAVIYHCGPVMLKDEEGWHVKAAGPTTSIREEPYQGEILKKFGIRAVIGKGGMGPKTLQALQEHGGVYLNAIGGAAQYYAECIKKVNGVDFMEFGIPEAMWHLEVDGFAAIVTMDSHGNSLHADVSKDSAAKLAMFKDPVFS comes from the coding sequence CTTCCGGGAGATGTCCGCCGGGCGGTAAACCGCGGACGCGCTGCAGAGGATTCGGCTACGCGCGCGGGACTCGCCTTGGCAACGATCGCTCAGAATATTGAAATGGCCGAGCAGGAGGTATCGCCGATCTGCCAGGATACGGGAATGCCGACTTTTATCGTACATACTCCTGTAGGAGCCAACCAAATCGAAATGAAGAAGGCCATTTACCAGGCCGTAGTCCGCGCAACCAAGGATGGCAAGCTCCGTCCGAACTCGGTGGATTCCTTGACCGGAGCCAACAGCGGGGATAACCTCGGACCGGGAACGCCGGTCATTCATTTCGAGCAGTGGGAGCAGGACAAGATCGATGTCCGCCTCATTCTGAAGGGCGGCGGCTGCGAGAACAAAAATATTCAATACAGTCTCCCAACAGAGCTGGAGGGACTGGGGAAAGCAGGCCGCGATTTGGACGGCATCCGCAAATGCATTCTTCATTCGATCTACCAGGCCCAGGGACAAGGCTGCAGCGCAGGCTTTATCGGGGTTGGCATCGGCGGGGACCGGACAACAGGCTATGAGCTTGCCAAGCAGCAGCTTTTCCGTCATCTTGACGATGTAAATCCGAACGAGGATTTGGCGAAGCTGGAGGACTACATTCTCGAAAATGCCAACAAGCTGGGGATAGGCACCATGGGCTTCGGCGGTGAAGTTACGCTGCTGGGCTGTAAAATCGGCGTCATGAACCGCCTTCCGGCGAGCTTCTTTGTCTCGGTTGCGTACAACTGCTGGGCGTTCCGCCGCCAGGGTGTCATGATTGAGCCGGCAACCGGTGAAATTGCCGAATGGCTGTACGAAGCGGGCAACGAGGTACGGATGAATGCGGCGAGTGAAACCACCGCCGCTGCAGCAGCAGGCTCTGCCGGGGTCCAGGGGCAAGGACGGGAGATCGTTCTGCAGACGCCGATCAGCGAGGAGCAGATCCGCAGCCTCCGCGTCGGCGACGTCGTGGTCATTCGCGGGGAGATGCATACCGGGCGGGATGCGCTTCATAAGTATCTGATGGATCATGATGCGCCGATCGACCTGAACGGAGCAGTCATTTACCACTGCGGGCCGGTAATGCTGAAGGATGAGGAAGGCTGGCATGTGAAGGCGGCCGGACCGACGACAAGCATCCGCGAGGAGCCTTATCAAGGCGAAATCCTCAAGAAATTCGGCATCCGGGCGGTTATCGGAAAAGGCGGAATGGGACCGAAGACGCTTCAAGCCTTGCAGGAGCACGGCGGCGTTTATTTGAACGCCATCGGCGGCGCGGCCCAATATTATGCCGAGTGCATTAAAAAAGTGAACGGCGTGGATTTCATGGAGTTCGGCATACCGGAAGCGATGTGGCATCTGGAGGTCGACGGATTTGCCGCAATCGTTACAATGGATTCGCACGGAAACAGCCTGCATGCGGATGTAAGCAAGGATTCCGCCGCCAAGCTGGCCATGTTTAAGGATCCGGTCTTTTCATGA
- the pnpS gene encoding two-component system histidine kinase PnpS translates to MKQFRNRLTLIMLTLIGLSMLGAGLAMVKVFKQSHIQLLEDNMIREIRLLQTMMDFPDTDSPDAVEYYTNRSLQLEELSDARVTFITKDGRVIGDSESNPVTMDNHAYREEVLEAGKTGKGSTIRRSSTLGQDMLYVALPVKVGDSFDGFVRLSLSLSQVDNGVRQGWTVMGIGLAILFLAASLLSIRVAKGLTSPLEKITRVARRIARLEYDARVNINRKDEIGQLAKAINGMADSLQTQVRTIRDNEDLLQSVLNNMTGGIVMVNGSGRIMLVNRAAERMLGIDAEVITGKSYRELKQHYELTKLMKEGLDNRISFHEERNLYYPVESIIRLDGVPMVQEDGAYRGMLFLLQDVSDIRRLERMRSEFVANVSHELKTPLAAVKGFAETLLGGGVSDEKTARSFLQIIYDESERLNRLIGDILELSSIESKRVQMDYSPIHLQAFFETISEMMRTVAEKKRISLELDVPEELFMEGDEDKLRQIFMNLLSNAINYTQEGGRVKLTAREKLHNGQSEDIVQFIVKDSGIGIPKKDLPRIFERFYRVDKARSRGSGGTGLGLSIVKHLVDMHHGRIHVESELGVGSSFIIELPVLQEQEEAGI, encoded by the coding sequence ATGAAGCAGTTTCGCAACCGTCTGACCCTGATCATGCTGACATTGATCGGTTTATCCATGCTTGGCGCCGGTCTGGCCATGGTAAAGGTATTCAAGCAATCCCACATTCAGCTGCTGGAGGATAATATGATCCGGGAGATCCGGCTGCTGCAAACGATGATGGATTTTCCGGATACCGACAGCCCGGATGCCGTCGAGTATTATACGAACCGTTCTCTTCAGCTTGAAGAGCTGTCTGATGCAAGGGTTACGTTTATAACGAAGGATGGGCGGGTGATCGGAGATTCCGAGAGCAACCCGGTGACCATGGATAATCATGCTTACCGCGAGGAAGTATTGGAGGCAGGGAAGACCGGGAAAGGGAGCACGATCCGCCGCAGCAGCACGCTGGGGCAGGACATGCTGTACGTTGCGCTGCCCGTGAAGGTCGGCGATTCGTTCGATGGCTTCGTGCGACTGTCCCTCAGCCTGAGTCAAGTGGACAATGGCGTCCGGCAAGGCTGGACGGTGATGGGTATTGGTCTTGCGATCCTGTTCCTCGCAGCGAGTCTTCTGAGCATTCGCGTGGCGAAGGGGCTGACATCGCCGCTCGAGAAAATAACGAGAGTCGCGAGGCGCATTGCCCGTTTGGAGTATGATGCGAGGGTAAATATTAACCGTAAGGACGAGATCGGCCAGCTGGCGAAAGCGATTAATGGAATGGCCGACAGTCTTCAGACCCAAGTTCGGACGATCCGGGACAATGAAGATTTGCTCCAGAGCGTCCTGAACAATATGACCGGCGGGATCGTCATGGTGAACGGATCGGGTCGGATCATGCTCGTCAACCGGGCGGCCGAGAGAATGCTGGGCATTGACGCCGAAGTCATTACCGGCAAATCTTATCGGGAGCTGAAGCAGCATTACGAGCTTACGAAGCTGATGAAGGAAGGGCTTGATAACCGCATCAGCTTCCATGAAGAACGGAATCTGTATTATCCGGTCGAATCGATTATCCGACTGGACGGCGTCCCGATGGTTCAGGAGGACGGGGCGTACCGGGGCATGCTCTTTCTGCTCCAGGATGTAAGCGACATCCGCAGACTGGAGAGAATGCGAAGCGAATTCGTGGCGAATGTATCGCATGAGCTCAAGACACCGCTTGCGGCCGTAAAGGGGTTTGCCGAGACGCTTCTTGGCGGCGGGGTGTCGGATGAGAAGACCGCCAGATCGTTTCTCCAGATCATCTATGATGAATCCGAGCGGCTCAACCGGCTGATCGGCGACATTCTGGAGCTGTCTTCCATTGAGTCCAAGCGCGTTCAGATGGACTATTCGCCGATCCATTTGCAGGCATTCTTCGAGACGATCTCGGAGATGATGCGCACGGTTGCGGAGAAGAAGCGGATCAGCCTGGAGCTCGACGTGCCTGAAGAGCTGTTCATGGAAGGCGATGAGGACAAGCTGCGCCAAATCTTTATGAACCTGTTATCCAATGCGATTAATTACACGCAGGAGGGCGGCAGGGTCAAATTGACGGCGCGCGAAAAATTGCATAACGGCCAGTCCGAGGATATCGTTCAGTTCATTGTCAAGGATTCGGGGATCGGCATACCGAAAAAGGATCTTCCGCGTATCTTCGAGCGATTTTACCGGGTGGATAAAGCCAGATCCCGGGGATCAGGCGGTACGGGTCTTGGCTTATCGATCGTAAAGCATCTGGTGGATATGCATCATGGCCGGATCCATGTCGAGAGCGAGCTGGGCGTCGGGAGCTCCTTCATCATCGAGCTTCCCGTTCTTCAAGAACAGGAGGAGGCAGGGATTTAA
- a CDS encoding response regulator transcription factor, with translation MTQRLLVIEDEPTLSRLLSYNLTQEGFDVTVEEHGTSGYERASQEEFDLILLDVMLPGMNGFQILEKLRGKGIKTPIIILTAKNAEEEVVQGLKMGADDYITKPFGVSELLARVSAVMRRTSGQSEEAKVAEQQANVISLGQLEIFPEKYEVRLGGQSINLRPKEFEVLLYLAKKPGVVLTRDDLMNVVWGFDYIGGQRTVDVHVSSLRKKLELDPESVHIDSIRGVGYKLVVNTNKASHHSL, from the coding sequence TTGACTCAACGTTTACTTGTTATTGAAGATGAGCCTACACTGTCTCGTCTGTTATCGTACAATTTGACGCAGGAAGGCTTTGACGTCACCGTTGAAGAGCATGGCACGTCAGGTTACGAAAGAGCGTCGCAGGAGGAGTTCGACCTGATTTTGCTGGATGTCATGCTGCCGGGCATGAACGGCTTTCAAATTTTAGAGAAGCTTAGAGGCAAAGGCATTAAGACGCCGATCATTATTCTGACGGCCAAGAACGCAGAGGAGGAAGTCGTGCAAGGCCTCAAGATGGGGGCGGACGATTATATTACGAAGCCGTTCGGCGTATCGGAGCTGCTGGCCAGAGTTTCGGCCGTCATGCGCAGAACGTCAGGACAAAGCGAGGAAGCGAAGGTTGCGGAGCAGCAGGCGAACGTGATCTCGCTCGGACAGCTCGAAATCTTCCCCGAGAAATATGAGGTGCGGCTTGGCGGGCAGAGCATTAATCTCCGTCCGAAGGAATTCGAGGTGCTGCTCTATCTGGCGAAGAAGCCGGGCGTTGTCTTGACGCGGGACGATTTGATGAACGTCGTCTGGGGGTTCGATTATATCGGCGGCCAGCGCACCGTTGACGTCCATGTCAGCTCCCTCCGCAAAAAGCTGGAGCTCGATCCGGAATCCGTGCATATCGATTCGATTCGTGGTGTCGGTTATAAATTGGTTGTTAATACGAATAAAGCTTCCCATCATTCGCTGTAA
- a CDS encoding methyl-accepting chemotaxis protein translates to MTLLRKTPGRQVIQGDQAVQGNRVDQGNQAGQNQRTVQADRAQQAVYEKAEARKVLTDRKNQMNQTGRPEDRMRGPEAEDARASTGLKEPSMMEYTRTVPEIGETETCLDVLELLMGNPGIPCVIYCNPPGNPSGLIMRDAFFQRMMGRFAVDLYYPKPAFQFADLSPTMVEADEAVSEVLHRALHRPDEKFYDCIIVKQQEVLAGVLTVRDLMNLSGRLQLDAERKRELILTGSYRHTSNIEASLDDVKAAADKTRTECVRMREFSETGADKLARVSSSYAGLIGDMTRRGDQAEELVRHASRISSITGAITELANQSSLLAMNASIEAAHAGEHGRGFQVVAGEVQSLAKQTRKLAGDISELLEHIQQLAADTAAAAGSALKELQSCEGDVEEGTRLFYEMKEAVHEVELSGSQVYELAVHTVQRVHQIKEELAGMNAAFEPRAEQEEGNLQV, encoded by the coding sequence ATGACGCTGCTTCGGAAAACACCGGGACGACAGGTTATTCAAGGGGATCAAGCGGTTCAAGGGAACCGGGTGGATCAAGGAAATCAAGCAGGTCAGAATCAACGAACGGTTCAAGCAGACAGGGCGCAGCAAGCAGTTTATGAGAAGGCGGAAGCTCGTAAGGTTCTAACGGATCGAAAGAATCAAATGAATCAAACGGGCCGACCGGAGGATCGGATGCGGGGTCCGGAAGCCGAGGACGCACGGGCATCTACCGGGCTGAAGGAGCCGTCCATGATGGAATACACCCGAACGGTGCCTGAAATCGGCGAGACCGAAACATGCCTTGATGTGCTGGAGCTGTTGATGGGCAACCCGGGCATCCCGTGCGTAATCTACTGCAACCCCCCGGGGAACCCGTCCGGGCTGATTATGCGAGACGCCTTCTTTCAGCGGATGATGGGCAGGTTCGCTGTCGATTTATATTATCCGAAGCCGGCATTCCAGTTCGCGGATCTGAGTCCCACCATGGTCGAAGCGGATGAGGCCGTTTCCGAAGTGTTACACCGGGCCCTGCACCGTCCGGATGAGAAATTTTACGATTGCATCATTGTAAAACAGCAGGAGGTGCTGGCCGGCGTCCTTACCGTTCGGGACCTTATGAACTTGTCCGGCAGGCTGCAGCTGGATGCGGAGCGGAAGAGAGAGCTGATTCTGACCGGAAGCTACCGCCACACGAGCAATATCGAGGCTTCGCTCGATGATGTAAAGGCAGCGGCGGATAAAACGAGGACGGAATGTGTCCGAATGCGCGAATTTTCCGAGACCGGGGCGGACAAGCTGGCGCGGGTATCCTCGTCCTATGCGGGGCTGATCGGGGATATGACCCGGCGCGGGGATCAAGCCGAAGAGCTTGTGCGCCACGCAAGCCGCATCTCCTCCATTACGGGGGCGATTACCGAGCTTGCCAATCAGAGCAGTCTGCTGGCGATGAACGCGTCGATCGAGGCGGCCCATGCCGGAGAGCATGGCCGGGGCTTTCAGGTGGTCGCCGGCGAGGTTCAATCCTTGGCGAAGCAGACACGGAAGCTGGCGGGCGATATCTCCGAGCTGCTTGAGCATATCCAGCAGCTTGCCGCGGATACGGCAGCCGCTGCGGGATCGGCCCTGAAGGAGCTTCAATCCTGCGAAGGCGATGTCGAAGAGGGAACCCGTCTCTTTTATGAAATGAAGGAGGCCGTTCATGAAGTGGAGTTGTCCGGGAGCCAGGTTTATGAGCTTGCGGTACATACGGTACAGCGAGTACACCAGATCAAGGAAGAACTGGCCGGTATGAACGCTGCGTTCGAACCGAGGGCTGAGCAAGAAGAGGGAAATCTGCAAGTCTAG
- a CDS encoding PstS family phosphate ABC transporter substrate-binding protein, translating to MFRKRGRKPAGILVLVLMLSAILAACGGGNSTTGSASGETNSNGSSAQQEESKTTDALSGTIEIDGSSTVHPLTEAIAEEFGAANPDVRVPIGTGGTGAGFKRFATGEIAIANASRPIKDTEAEELKKNNVEYNEVLVAYDGLSVVVNPENDFVDKLTVDELKKIYEPNSKVKTWADVREGWPAEEIKIYSPGTDHGTFDYFTEAINGEAQSSRNDSQITFSADTNAVVQGVAGDKNSIGYFGFSFYEENQDKLKLIPIDNGTATVSPSMETIKDNSYAPLSRPLYIYVSKKEMERPEVKAFVDFYLENAGSLAGEVGFVPLQDEQYEEEKGKLAQ from the coding sequence TTGTTTAGAAAAAGGGGTCGTAAACCAGCAGGCATTCTCGTTCTGGTGCTGATGCTGAGCGCCATTCTCGCAGCTTGCGGAGGCGGAAACAGTACAACGGGCAGCGCGTCGGGAGAAACGAACAGTAACGGCAGCTCTGCTCAACAAGAAGAAAGCAAAACGACGGATGCTTTGTCCGGTACGATTGAAATCGATGGCTCCAGCACGGTGCATCCGTTGACGGAAGCGATCGCTGAGGAATTCGGAGCAGCAAATCCGGACGTACGCGTTCCAATCGGAACCGGCGGTACGGGCGCAGGCTTCAAGCGCTTTGCAACCGGCGAAATCGCAATTGCGAATGCATCCCGTCCAATTAAAGATACAGAAGCGGAAGAGCTCAAGAAGAACAATGTTGAATACAACGAAGTTCTGGTTGCTTATGACGGACTGTCCGTCGTTGTCAATCCGGAGAATGATTTTGTAGATAAGCTCACAGTTGACGAGTTGAAGAAAATCTATGAGCCAAACAGCAAAGTAAAAACATGGGCGGACGTACGTGAAGGCTGGCCTGCCGAGGAGATCAAAATCTACTCCCCTGGTACAGACCACGGTACATTCGACTACTTCACCGAAGCCATTAACGGCGAAGCTCAATCCAGCCGTAACGACAGCCAGATTACGTTCAGTGCCGACACCAATGCCGTTGTACAGGGTGTAGCCGGCGATAAGAACTCTATCGGATATTTCGGATTTTCCTTCTACGAAGAGAATCAGGACAAATTGAAGCTGATTCCGATCGACAACGGTACTGCAACGGTATCGCCAAGCATGGAAACCATTAAAGACAACAGCTATGCTCCATTGTCCCGTCCGCTTTACATCTACGTAAGCAAGAAGGAAATGGAACGTCCTGAAGTGAAGGCTTTCGTAGACTTCTACCTTGAGAATGCCGGAAGCTTGGCGGGCGAAGTTGGCTTCGTTCCTCTGCAAGATGAGCAATATGAAGAGGAAAAAGGCAAGCTGGCCCAATAA
- the pstC gene encoding phosphate ABC transporter permease subunit PstC yields MNKTSSVAGAPKQMTFRRSKTRVSDKIIPILLGMCALLSVVTTIGIVYTLLQESIIFFKEVPVWSFLTGTTWSPILPPKEFGVLPLLGGTLLITGIAILFAVPIGLACAIYLNEYAPARVRGVVKPVLEVLAGVPTIVYGYFALEAVTPFLQKIFPDMGIFNALSAGIVVGVMVLPMISSLSEDAMRAVPKTLRHGAYALGATRFEVALKIVLPAALSGVVSSFVLAFSRAIGETMIVTVAAGATPQLTLNPLESIQTMTSYIVQVSMGDVPRGTIEYGTIFAVGLTLFVITFLLNILAQWVARRFREEY; encoded by the coding sequence ATGAACAAAACATCATCCGTGGCGGGTGCACCTAAGCAAATGACGTTCCGTCGCAGCAAAACGCGCGTCTCCGATAAAATCATTCCGATTCTGCTCGGCATGTGCGCACTGCTATCGGTCGTCACCACCATCGGGATTGTATATACACTGTTGCAGGAATCCATCATCTTCTTTAAGGAAGTGCCGGTGTGGTCCTTCCTGACAGGAACAACATGGAGTCCGATTCTCCCTCCAAAAGAATTCGGCGTGCTGCCCCTTCTGGGCGGCACATTGCTGATTACAGGCATTGCGATTTTATTCGCAGTGCCTATCGGCTTGGCATGCGCTATTTATTTAAATGAATACGCTCCTGCCCGGGTTCGGGGGGTAGTCAAACCGGTACTTGAGGTGTTGGCCGGAGTACCGACGATTGTTTATGGTTATTTTGCATTGGAAGCCGTCACGCCATTCCTTCAAAAGATTTTTCCCGATATGGGCATATTCAATGCGCTTAGCGCAGGTATCGTTGTCGGCGTCATGGTGCTGCCGATGATTTCCTCCCTGAGTGAGGACGCCATGCGGGCGGTGCCGAAAACGTTGCGCCACGGCGCTTATGCGCTCGGAGCTACCCGCTTTGAGGTAGCGCTGAAAATCGTGCTGCCTGCAGCCTTGTCCGGGGTCGTGTCTTCGTTCGTCCTGGCATTCTCGCGGGCGATCGGCGAGACGATGATCGTTACCGTAGCCGCCGGGGCAACGCCGCAGCTGACGCTGAACCCGCTGGAGAGCATCCAGACGATGACTTCTTACATCGTTCAGGTCAGCATGGGTGACGTGCCGCGCGGTACGATCGAGTACGGTACTATTTTTGCGGTTGGTTTGACGCTGTTCGTCATCACCTTCTTGCTTAATATTTTGGCGCAGTGGGTCGCTCGCCGCTTCAGGGAGGAATACTAG
- the pstA gene encoding phosphate ABC transporter permease PstA — MERLNLGDSKRINRRRISDQTLHMIFLACTSIGILVLMALIGTIVMDGIQRLSPDLFTNYPSRIADRAGLKSPIVGTIYLLLLMAPLSFILGVGAAIFLEEYAGRSRWVRLIQLNISTLAGVPSIIYGILGLAIFVRGMNLGRSLLSGVLTMTLLVLPIIIVAAQEALRAVPKNRRDASYALGATKWQTVSRSVLPSAMPGIMTGVILALSRAIGETAPLIMIGALTYVAFLPENLLDSFTVMPIQIFNWISRPSEAFHELAASGIILLLIMLFIMNIAAVWIRNKYSKNI; from the coding sequence ATGGAACGTTTGAATCTGGGAGACAGCAAGAGAATCAACCGAAGACGCATTAGTGACCAAACCCTGCATATGATTTTTCTCGCCTGCACCAGCATCGGGATTCTTGTCCTGATGGCGCTTATCGGCACGATCGTAATGGACGGAATTCAAAGACTGTCGCCGGACTTATTCACGAATTATCCTTCCCGGATTGCCGACCGAGCTGGTCTGAAGTCGCCGATTGTCGGCACGATTTATTTGCTGCTCCTGATGGCTCCACTATCCTTCATCCTGGGCGTCGGGGCAGCGATCTTTCTTGAAGAATATGCGGGACGCAGCCGCTGGGTTCGGCTCATTCAGCTGAATATCAGTACGCTTGCCGGCGTTCCTTCTATTATTTACGGTATTCTGGGCTTGGCGATCTTCGTCCGCGGCATGAATCTTGGACGCAGCTTGCTGTCCGGGGTCCTGACGATGACGCTGCTTGTTCTTCCGATTATTATCGTAGCGGCACAGGAAGCGCTCCGCGCCGTTCCGAAAAATCGGCGGGACGCCTCGTATGCGCTCGGCGCGACGAAATGGCAGACGGTATCCAGGTCGGTCCTGCCGTCGGCGATGCCCGGCATTATGACGGGGGTCATTCTGGCTTTGTCGCGGGCGATCGGGGAAACCGCACCGCTCATTATGATCGGTGCCTTAACGTACGTAGCCTTTTTGCCGGAAAATCTGCTGGATTCCTTCACCGTCATGCCGATCCAGATCTTCAACTGGATATCCAGACCAAGTGAAGCATTCCACGAGCTGGCGGCGTCGGGTATTATTCTGCTTCTCATCATGCTGTTCATTATGAACATTGCAGCGGTATGGATCCGGAATAAGTATTCGAAGAACATTTAA
- the pstB gene encoding phosphate ABC transporter ATP-binding protein PstB: protein MEAIIQIEKLNLYYDTYHALKNVDLDIPEKTVTAFIGPSGCGKSTLLRTLNRMNDMIPATRIEGSVRIGGTEIYGEDVHVEALRKQVGMVFQQPNPFPKSIYDNIAYGPRLHGIKSKSDLDGIVEQSLKQAALWDEVKDYLKRSALSLSGGQQQRLCIARALAVQPDILLMDEATSALDPISTLKIEELVQELKSSYTIVMVTHNMHQAARVSGQTVFFLNGEVVESASTDVLFSTPSDARTEDYISGRFG, encoded by the coding sequence ATGGAAGCCATCATACAGATTGAGAAACTGAACCTATACTACGACACGTATCATGCGCTCAAAAATGTCGATCTGGACATACCCGAAAAAACAGTCACCGCATTCATCGGACCTTCCGGCTGCGGTAAATCGACGCTGCTTCGGACCTTGAACCGCATGAATGACATGATTCCGGCTACCCGCATTGAGGGCAGCGTGCGAATTGGCGGCACTGAAATTTACGGCGAGGACGTTCATGTCGAGGCTCTTCGCAAGCAGGTCGGCATGGTGTTCCAGCAACCGAATCCGTTCCCGAAATCGATCTATGACAACATCGCTTACGGACCGCGCCTGCATGGCATTAAGAGCAAATCCGATCTGGACGGCATCGTCGAGCAGAGCTTGAAGCAGGCCGCGCTGTGGGATGAGGTCAAGGACTACTTGAAGCGTTCGGCGCTGAGCCTGTCGGGCGGACAGCAGCAGCGTCTGTGCATTGCGCGTGCGCTGGCGGTTCAGCCGGATATCCTTCTTATGGATGAAGCGACATCCGCGCTCGATCCGATTTCGACCCTGAAGATTGAAGAGCTCGTACAGGAGCTGAAGAGCAGCTATACGATCGTCATGGTTACCCACAATATGCACCAGGCCGCCCGGGTATCTGGCCAGACGGTGTTTTTCCTGAACGGTGAGGTGGTGGAGTCGGCTAGCACCGACGTTCTCTTCTCCACGCCTTCGGATGCCCGCACCGAGGATTATATTTCCGGCCGTTTCGGTTAA
- the phoU gene encoding phosphate signaling complex protein PhoU: protein MIRRIEFDQQLDELKTLLRDMGKHMEEALALAVQSLQTLDADKAQRVVDNDVQLNAMEEQIMDIGSRLIVTQQPVAKDLRRILVAFRIASDLERMGDLARDVAKVTLRLQGQKLIKPLVDLPRMSDQVRAMVSESIESYLTENTDLAYKMAQDDDQVDHLYSIILQDLFAHLTSDPDTANQAMLLVMVGRYIERIADHATNIGESTVYLVTGHRPDLNQ, encoded by the coding sequence ATGATCCGGAGAATTGAGTTTGACCAGCAGCTCGACGAGCTGAAAACATTACTGCGCGATATGGGCAAGCATATGGAGGAGGCACTGGCCTTGGCCGTGCAGTCTCTGCAGACCCTCGATGCGGACAAAGCCCAGCGTGTCGTTGATAACGACGTCCAGCTGAACGCGATGGAAGAGCAGATCATGGACATCGGCTCGCGCCTGATCGTCACCCAGCAGCCGGTGGCTAAAGATTTGCGGCGCATTTTGGTCGCCTTCCGGATCGCGAGCGATCTGGAGCGGATGGGGGACCTGGCACGCGATGTGGCCAAAGTCACGCTTCGCCTCCAAGGCCAGAAGCTGATCAAGCCGCTGGTAGATCTGCCGCGCATGTCGGATCAAGTGCGGGCGATGGTATCGGAATCCATCGAATCCTATCTGACGGAGAATACGGACCTGGCTTATAAAATGGCGCAGGACGATGACCAAGTGGATCATTTGTACAGCATTATTTTGCAGGACCTATTCGCTCACCTGACCTCGGATCCGGATACGGCGAATCAAGCGATGCTGCTGGTCATGGTTGGCCGGTACATCGAACGGATTGCCGACCATGCGACCAATATCGGGGAAAGCACGGTTTATCTGGTGACGGGACACCGTCCGGACCTGAATCAATAA